The uncultured Hyphomonas sp. genome includes a region encoding these proteins:
- a CDS encoding 16S rRNA (uracil(1498)-N(3))-methyltransferase: MSSTPRLFVTQDLAEGAAFPLDDAQSNYLLRVLRLGAGAPVRVFNGRDGEWDARIEGVQGKRASIEPVTLMRPQPDIPVSAPILLFAPVKKAETDFIVEKATELGAARITPVLTERTQTRTVRLDRFQKIALEAAEQTERLDLPEVEDLQPLANALDALAQGTIVIFCDERGEDTDAPWGGETGRAGPIAEVLAGLGDRPVAILIGPEGGFSPEERSWLRARDNTAAVSLGPRILRAETAAVAALSVWQSLRGDWR, encoded by the coding sequence TGGATGATGCGCAATCGAATTATCTGCTGCGTGTCCTGCGTCTTGGCGCCGGTGCCCCCGTCCGCGTGTTCAATGGACGCGATGGCGAATGGGACGCACGCATCGAAGGCGTTCAGGGCAAGCGAGCCAGCATCGAGCCGGTGACGCTGATGCGGCCACAGCCGGACATTCCGGTCAGCGCGCCGATCCTGTTGTTCGCGCCTGTGAAGAAGGCGGAGACGGACTTCATCGTGGAGAAGGCAACGGAGCTCGGCGCGGCGCGGATCACGCCGGTGCTGACCGAGCGCACGCAGACCCGCACCGTGCGGCTGGACCGCTTTCAGAAGATCGCGCTGGAAGCTGCGGAGCAAACCGAACGCCTGGACCTGCCGGAAGTGGAAGACCTGCAACCGCTCGCCAATGCGCTCGATGCGTTGGCGCAAGGCACGATCGTGATTTTCTGCGATGAACGCGGCGAAGATACGGATGCGCCATGGGGCGGCGAAACGGGGCGGGCAGGGCCGATTGCTGAAGTGTTGGCCGGTCTCGGAGATAGGCCCGTGGCCATCCTGATCGGCCCGGAAGGCGGCTTTAGCCCGGAGGAGCGCAGCTGGCTGCGCGCGCGCGACAATACCGCGGCGGTCAGTCTTGGCCCACGTATCTTGCGCGCAGAAACAGCCGCGGTGGCTGCCTTGTCCGTCTGGCAGTCCCTGAGAGGGGACTGGCGTTAG
- a CDS encoding DUF389 domain-containing protein has protein sequence MAFDKNEKDDASAKDAIEERLNWVRRWSRIVLRQLARSVEHEEVIQHAREEGQMSGRFVFMVVMSCAIATLGLLLSSPAVIIGAMLVSPLMGPIMLMGFSLSTFDFPAMRRAMLSMAWGVVAAVSISFLIVRLSPLSEVTPEIIARTRPNFFDLLVAIFSGLAGGYATINRKGETIVGVAIATALMPPLAVVGYGLAVGSAGISGGAFFLFMTNLLAIALSVTVLSRIYSFGASHGRRSTLWQSAVIVFVFGALSIPLGLSLRDIAYETQAVSTVKSRILLPFDDDEARISDVSVAFPRKEPILIDATVLTKTLVPDAETSLAADLTEQLGQPVTVNLGQVLVDEDKELEAEAFLRLAESSLTAPLRTEMSRLEQYGQLRQSEAELRAAIPFQVTAADIDAASRQATLMASPQPGLTVTSYRTLETGLSGNFPDWSIKVIPPTSELPLIGFENGSDIVSPGNSGLIDDILWVLDRWAVTSVEVVGYASTSGEVRRFDNQSLALRRAQNISALLEERGLATSPIGEYRAFQQSTDEKLRGYQRYQTVLIRPTG, from the coding sequence ATGGCCTTCGACAAGAATGAGAAAGACGATGCGTCCGCGAAGGATGCCATTGAAGAGCGCCTGAACTGGGTTCGCCGCTGGAGCCGGATCGTCTTGCGCCAGCTTGCACGCTCCGTGGAGCATGAGGAAGTCATCCAGCATGCCCGCGAAGAGGGCCAGATGTCGGGCCGCTTCGTGTTCATGGTGGTCATGTCCTGCGCCATCGCGACCCTCGGCCTGCTCCTCTCTTCTCCGGCAGTCATCATCGGCGCCATGCTTGTCTCGCCGCTGATGGGGCCGATCATGCTGATGGGCTTCTCGCTCAGCACGTTTGACTTTCCCGCCATGCGCCGGGCGATGCTCAGCATGGCCTGGGGCGTCGTTGCCGCAGTGTCGATCTCGTTCCTGATCGTTCGCCTGTCGCCGCTCAGCGAAGTGACGCCGGAAATCATTGCCCGCACACGGCCGAACTTCTTCGACCTGCTGGTCGCCATCTTCTCCGGCCTTGCCGGCGGGTACGCCACGATCAACCGGAAAGGCGAAACCATCGTCGGCGTGGCAATCGCAACAGCCCTGATGCCGCCGCTCGCCGTCGTGGGCTACGGACTGGCTGTCGGGTCAGCCGGCATTTCAGGCGGCGCTTTCTTCCTGTTCATGACGAACCTTCTGGCCATCGCCCTGTCCGTGACCGTCCTGTCCCGTATCTACAGCTTCGGCGCCAGCCACGGTCGGCGCAGCACGCTCTGGCAAAGCGCCGTCATCGTGTTCGTGTTCGGCGCCCTCTCCATCCCGCTCGGCTTGTCGCTTCGGGATATCGCTTACGAAACGCAGGCCGTCAGTACGGTGAAGTCCCGTATCCTGCTCCCCTTCGATGACGATGAAGCACGGATATCCGACGTTTCCGTCGCCTTCCCACGCAAGGAACCGATCCTGATCGACGCGACGGTTCTGACCAAAACGCTTGTGCCGGATGCAGAAACGTCCCTCGCCGCTGACCTGACCGAGCAGCTTGGCCAACCGGTGACAGTCAATCTGGGCCAGGTGCTGGTGGACGAGGACAAGGAACTGGAAGCCGAGGCCTTCCTGCGCCTCGCGGAGTCCAGCCTCACCGCCCCTCTCAGGACGGAAATGTCCCGTCTCGAACAATACGGCCAGCTGCGCCAGTCGGAAGCTGAACTGCGCGCGGCCATTCCGTTCCAGGTGACTGCAGCAGACATCGACGCGGCTTCCCGGCAGGCAACGCTGATGGCCTCCCCGCAACCGGGCCTCACCGTCACGTCATACCGGACACTGGAAACCGGGCTGTCCGGAAACTTCCCGGACTGGTCGATCAAGGTCATTCCGCCGACCAGCGAACTCCCGCTCATCGGGTTCGAGAACGGCAGCGATATCGTGTCCCCCGGCAATTCCGGACTGATCGATGATATTCTCTGGGTGCTGGACCGCTGGGCCGTGACAAGCGTGGAAGTCGTCGGGTACGCCTCCACATCCGGCGAAGTCCGCCGGTTCGACAACCAGTCCCTGGCACTACGCCGCGCACAGAATATCTCGGCATTGCTGGAGGAGCGCGGCCTTGCCACATCCCCCATCGGGGAGTATCGCGCATTCCAGCAGTCTACAGATGAAAAACTGCGCGGGTACCAGCGCTATCAAACAGTGCTGATCCGGCCGACCGGTTAA
- a CDS encoding glutamate--cysteine ligase, with translation MTTPTSDIDETSPRIAGKHELAEYLEAGCKPAADWRIGTEHEKFGFLRENLAPLPYEGKASVLAMLEGLRDRFGWDPIIEGGKLIGLQRDGASVSLEPGGQFELSGAPLETIHQTCTEVGRHLEEVREIADPLGISFLGLGASPLWSLAETPVMPKGRYKIMMEYMDKVGRLGRQMMFRTCTVQTNLDFASEADMVKKFRVALALQPLGTTLFANSPFMEGRPNGFLSYRSQIWTDTDPDRTGMLPFVFEDGMGFERYVDYALDVPMYFVRRGGKYLDASGLSFRDFMDGKLEILPGELPAMDDFADHLSTIFPEVRLKRFLEMRGSDAGPWSHLCAFSAFWVGLLYCPVCLDGAWDRVKNWTAAEREAMRQSVRTLGLKTPIPGGATMQDLAMEMLDLARIGLSNRNNLSASGENETGYLSELDEIARSGKTPAERLLDRYYGPWNRDVRHVFTEQAY, from the coding sequence ATGACCACGCCAACGTCGGACATCGACGAAACCTCCCCGCGTATCGCGGGAAAGCATGAACTTGCCGAGTATCTAGAAGCCGGCTGCAAACCGGCTGCAGACTGGCGTATCGGGACCGAGCACGAGAAGTTCGGCTTCCTGCGCGAGAACCTCGCGCCGCTGCCCTATGAAGGCAAAGCCTCGGTGCTGGCCATGCTGGAAGGCCTGCGGGACCGGTTCGGCTGGGATCCGATCATTGAAGGCGGCAAGCTGATTGGACTGCAGCGCGATGGCGCCAGCGTCTCACTCGAGCCGGGCGGGCAGTTCGAACTGTCCGGTGCACCGCTGGAGACGATCCACCAGACCTGCACCGAAGTTGGCCGCCACCTTGAAGAAGTGCGCGAGATCGCAGACCCGCTGGGCATCTCTTTCCTTGGTCTTGGGGCAAGCCCGCTGTGGAGCCTTGCCGAAACGCCCGTCATGCCCAAGGGCCGCTACAAGATCATGATGGAATACATGGACAAGGTCGGGCGCCTTGGCCGCCAGATGATGTTCCGGACCTGCACGGTGCAGACCAATCTCGATTTCGCCTCCGAAGCCGACATGGTGAAGAAGTTCCGCGTGGCGCTGGCTCTGCAGCCGCTGGGAACGACCCTGTTCGCCAATTCGCCCTTCATGGAAGGCCGCCCGAACGGCTTCCTGTCTTACCGCTCACAGATCTGGACCGATACCGACCCGGACCGGACGGGCATGCTGCCCTTCGTGTTCGAGGACGGCATGGGGTTCGAGCGCTATGTCGACTACGCCCTCGACGTGCCGATGTATTTCGTGCGCCGGGGCGGGAAGTATCTTGATGCCAGCGGTCTCAGCTTCCGCGACTTCATGGACGGCAAGCTGGAAATCCTGCCGGGTGAGTTGCCCGCGATGGACGATTTCGCCGACCATCTTTCCACGATTTTCCCGGAAGTGCGCCTGAAGCGATTCCTTGAAATGCGCGGGTCTGACGCCGGGCCGTGGTCGCATCTCTGTGCCTTCTCGGCATTCTGGGTTGGCCTGCTGTATTGCCCGGTCTGTCTCGACGGGGCCTGGGATCGCGTGAAGAACTGGACCGCTGCGGAGCGTGAGGCCATGCGCCAGTCGGTGCGGACGCTTGGCCTGAAAACGCCGATTCCGGGCGGCGCGACGATGCAGGATCTGGCGATGGAGATGCTGGACCTGGCCCGTATCGGTCTCAGCAATCGCAACAACCTTTCCGCATCCGGTGAGAACGAAACAGGCTACCTGTCTGAACTGGATGAGATTGCCCGGTCCGGCAAGACGCCTGCCGAGCGCCTGCTGGATCGCTATTACGGCCCATGGAATCGCGACGTGCGCCACGTTTTCACGGAACAGGCATACTGA
- a CDS encoding peptide MFS transporter: MKQVTDNAIAADQGQEKTFLGHPTGLFVLFFAEMWERFSYYGMRALLVLYLTKHFLFDREAAYGLYGAYTTLVYIGPVIGGYLADKYLGARKAVTIGAVFLVLGHLGMAVEGDPVLDGQTPDPSVLNIFYFSLALIIVGVGFLKANISTIVGSLYKKTDTRRDSAFTIFYVGINTGAFLGALIAGYLGETFGWAYGFGAAGIGMLLGLIVFVWGKPALRGAGEPSDPVKLAAPMVGPLNREHMIWLGAVAVTFIVWFLVRSQDTVNTLLLIAMTITYLYIVWRSVAKLNPHQRNRIIVALILITTNVLFWGLFEQAGSSLNLFTDEHVDRNLLGWEVPASMFQSINAFYIMTLGPVFAGLWVWLGKKGWEPSAPMKFALALMQLGLGFLVLAFGSSADAMTPVIFIFLIYLLHTTGELCMSPVGLSAMTRLSVTSMVGLMMGAWFLASGAGNAVAAMIAQATASGGEGAGQVLSVYVKVGWFAIGVGVLFAIAAPFMTKMMHLDTLSDESVSDVGTVDTFGSNTDPGAPDKTLS; this comes from the coding sequence GTGAAACAGGTGACCGATAACGCGATTGCCGCCGACCAGGGGCAGGAGAAGACCTTTCTGGGCCATCCTACAGGGCTGTTTGTCCTGTTCTTTGCTGAGATGTGGGAGCGTTTTTCCTACTACGGCATGCGAGCGCTGCTGGTCCTGTATCTGACCAAGCACTTCCTGTTTGACCGGGAGGCAGCCTATGGCCTCTACGGTGCCTACACGACGCTGGTATATATTGGTCCGGTGATCGGTGGCTATCTGGCCGACAAATACCTCGGTGCCCGCAAGGCGGTGACGATCGGAGCCGTGTTCCTTGTGCTCGGCCACCTCGGAATGGCGGTTGAAGGCGACCCGGTTCTGGATGGCCAGACACCCGATCCAAGCGTCCTCAACATATTCTACTTCAGCCTCGCGCTGATCATCGTCGGGGTCGGCTTCCTGAAAGCCAACATCTCCACGATCGTCGGGTCGCTTTACAAGAAAACGGATACGCGGCGCGATTCCGCTTTCACGATCTTCTATGTGGGTATCAACACCGGTGCGTTCCTCGGGGCTCTGATCGCCGGTTACCTGGGCGAGACCTTTGGTTGGGCCTATGGCTTCGGCGCGGCCGGTATCGGCATGCTGCTCGGCCTGATCGTCTTCGTCTGGGGCAAGCCGGCCCTGCGAGGGGCAGGTGAGCCGAGCGATCCGGTCAAGCTTGCCGCACCGATGGTCGGCCCGCTGAACCGCGAGCACATGATCTGGCTGGGCGCCGTCGCGGTTACGTTCATCGTCTGGTTCCTGGTGCGTAGCCAGGACACGGTGAACACTTTGCTGCTGATCGCCATGACAATCACCTATCTGTACATCGTCTGGCGCTCTGTCGCGAAGCTGAACCCGCACCAGCGCAACCGGATCATCGTCGCGTTGATCCTGATCACAACCAATGTTCTCTTCTGGGGCCTGTTCGAGCAGGCGGGGTCGTCGCTGAACCTGTTCACGGATGAGCATGTCGACCGCAACCTGCTCGGCTGGGAGGTTCCGGCCTCGATGTTCCAGTCGATCAACGCCTTCTACATCATGACCCTCGGACCCGTGTTTGCCGGCCTGTGGGTCTGGCTTGGCAAGAAAGGCTGGGAGCCAAGTGCGCCGATGAAGTTCGCGCTGGCCCTGATGCAGCTTGGCCTCGGCTTCCTTGTCCTGGCTTTCGGCTCCAGTGCCGACGCCATGACGCCGGTGATATTCATCTTCCTGATCTACCTGCTGCACACGACCGGCGAGCTCTGCATGAGCCCGGTGGGCCTGTCCGCGATGACCCGGCTGTCAGTGACATCCATGGTTGGCCTGATGATGGGCGCGTGGTTCCTGGCGTCGGGTGCCGGCAACGCGGTTGCCGCCATGATCGCCCAGGCAACCGCCTCAGGCGGTGAAGGCGCAGGGCAGGTGTTGTCGGTCTATGTAAAGGTCGGTTGGTTCGCGATCGGCGTCGGCGTCCTGTTCGCCATTGCGGCGCCCTTCATGACCAAGATGATGCATCTCGATACGTTGTCGGACGAGTCCGTGTCTGATGTGGGCACGGTGGATACATTCGGTTCGAACACCGATCCGGGCGCACCGGATAAAACGCTCAGCTGA
- a CDS encoding rhodanese-like domain-containing protein, protein MRFLIGALLGATFMAAPAIAEPGDLPADSAWQMVQRGEIVVLDVRTPTEWAMTGLPRDSHGINVKDRDFIAQARGAVLGDLDHPIAVICRTGERSSEAATVLEKAGFTHVFDIREGMVGNEENGGGWLKRGLPTDPFIPPYN, encoded by the coding sequence ATGCGTTTCCTGATAGGTGCCCTGCTCGGGGCCACTTTCATGGCGGCTCCAGCGATTGCGGAACCGGGTGACCTGCCCGCCGACTCAGCCTGGCAGATGGTGCAGCGGGGCGAAATCGTTGTGCTCGATGTCCGGACTCCAACGGAATGGGCCATGACCGGCCTGCCTCGCGACAGCCACGGCATCAATGTTAAGGACCGGGATTTCATCGCACAGGCGCGCGGCGCAGTCCTCGGGGACCTCGACCACCCGATCGCCGTCATTTGCCGGACGGGTGAACGCTCCAGCGAAGCAGCGACGGTGCTGGAAAAAGCAGGCTTCACCCACGTCTTCGACATTCGCGAAGGCATGGTTGGCAATGAAGAAAACGGTGGCGGCTGGCTGAAACGCGGATTGCCAACAGACCCGTTCATCCCGCCTTACAATTAG
- the tldD gene encoding metalloprotease TldD: MTENALPFDLRQATEILADAVRGGDDGDLYVERSRSESFVFDDGRLKSAAFDTDQGFGLRVVAGEAQGSGYASELSLEAIRRAASTASEAKRGYSGKLATSPVPTNRRLYQPIDPTAAPDFSVKTGLLAEIDAWARASDPRVVQVSVSLSGSHTEVDILRPDGAAFSDIRPLVRLNVSVTLEENGRRESAGAGAGGRAAYDEWIRPERWQDMVRRAIRKASVNLQSIAAPAGEMEVVLGPGWPAVLLHEAVGHGLEGDFNRKGTSVYAGRIGEQVAAKGVTIIDDGSIEARRGSLSFDDEGTPTQRSVLIEDGILKGYMQDRLNARLMGQQPTGNGRRESYEAQTMPRMTNTVMLGGDKDPEEIVSSIKRGLWAVDFGGGQVDITSGNFVFQCTEAYLVENGKVIAPVKNATLIGHGPTVLQDVTMIGNDFAMDDGVGMCGKAGQSVPVGVGQPTLKVGALTVGGAG, encoded by the coding sequence ATGACTGAAAACGCTCTTCCATTCGATCTGCGCCAGGCCACCGAAATCCTTGCCGACGCCGTACGCGGCGGCGACGATGGTGACCTGTATGTCGAACGCTCCCGTTCGGAGAGCTTCGTCTTCGACGATGGCCGCCTGAAATCAGCGGCGTTCGACACAGACCAGGGCTTCGGCCTGCGCGTCGTCGCCGGTGAAGCACAGGGCTCAGGCTATGCCTCCGAGCTGTCGCTGGAAGCGATCCGCCGCGCCGCATCAACGGCATCCGAAGCCAAGCGCGGCTATTCCGGCAAGCTGGCGACCAGTCCCGTTCCCACAAATCGGCGCCTGTACCAGCCGATCGACCCGACAGCCGCGCCGGACTTTTCCGTGAAGACCGGACTTCTGGCCGAGATCGACGCCTGGGCCCGGGCCAGCGACCCGCGCGTTGTCCAGGTCTCCGTATCCCTCTCGGGCAGCCATACCGAAGTCGATATCCTTCGCCCGGATGGTGCCGCGTTTTCCGACATCCGCCCGCTGGTCCGTCTCAACGTGTCCGTCACGCTGGAAGAGAATGGCCGGCGCGAGTCGGCTGGCGCAGGCGCAGGTGGCCGTGCTGCCTATGATGAGTGGATCCGGCCGGAGCGCTGGCAGGACATGGTCCGCCGCGCGATCCGCAAGGCATCGGTCAACCTTCAGTCCATCGCCGCCCCTGCTGGTGAGATGGAAGTCGTGCTCGGCCCAGGCTGGCCCGCTGTCCTCTTGCACGAAGCCGTGGGCCACGGCCTTGAAGGCGACTTCAACCGCAAAGGCACCAGCGTCTATGCCGGTCGCATCGGTGAACAGGTCGCCGCAAAGGGCGTGACCATCATTGACGACGGCTCCATCGAGGCGCGCCGCGGCTCCCTCTCCTTTGATGATGAAGGCACACCGACCCAGCGCTCGGTGCTGATCGAGGACGGCATTCTGAAAGGCTACATGCAGGACCGGCTGAATGCCCGCCTGATGGGCCAGCAGCCGACAGGCAATGGCCGGCGCGAAAGCTATGAAGCGCAGACCATGCCACGCATGACCAATACGGTGATGCTGGGCGGCGACAAGGATCCCGAAGAGATCGTCTCGTCGATCAAGCGCGGCCTGTGGGCGGTCGACTTCGGCGGCGGACAGGTCGACATCACGTCCGGCAATTTCGTCTTCCAGTGTACCGAGGCCTATCTCGTGGAAAACGGCAAGGTCATCGCACCGGTGAAAAATGCGACCCTGATCGGCCACGGCCCGACCGTGCTTCAGGACGTCACCATGATCGGCAATGACTTCGCCATGGACGACGGCGTCGGCATGTGCGGCAAGGCCGGTCAGTCCGTCCCGGTGGGCGTTGGGCAGCCAACCCTCAAGGTCGGTGCCCTGACTGTAGGCGGCGCAGGCTAA
- a CDS encoding tetratricopeptide repeat protein — protein sequence MIRLTLLAASFIALIAPAASAQISVIGGGIARDCYEAALYGRTSNQEGERICTKAIEAEMMKLENRAATYTNRGVLRMRAGDYDAALSDYATARNMKPELGAIWLNEGAAYIFQKDFDSALVSLDKAIELDSQELYAAYYNRAIARENTGDLAGAYADFQKALELNPEFERAKWQLTRFTITN from the coding sequence ATGATCCGACTTACCCTGCTTGCAGCCAGCTTCATCGCTCTCATCGCGCCTGCTGCATCCGCTCAGATATCGGTCATAGGCGGCGGAATCGCCCGCGACTGTTACGAGGCCGCCCTGTACGGCCGGACGTCCAACCAGGAAGGCGAGAGGATCTGCACCAAGGCAATCGAAGCCGAAATGATGAAACTGGAGAACCGGGCAGCGACCTATACGAATCGCGGCGTGCTGCGCATGCGAGCCGGCGACTATGACGCCGCCCTGTCCGACTACGCCACAGCCAGGAACATGAAACCCGAACTCGGCGCAATCTGGCTGAATGAAGGCGCAGCCTACATTTTTCAGAAGGATTTCGACTCAGCGCTGGTGTCGCTGGACAAGGCGATCGAGCTCGACAGCCAGGAACTCTATGCCGCCTATTACAACCGGGCGATCGCGCGTGAGAACACCGGCGATCTCGCCGGGGCCTATGCGGACTTTCAGAAAGCCCTTGAGCTCAATCCGGAATTCGAACGCGCCAAATGGCAGCTCACACGGTTCACGATCACCAACTGA
- the coxB gene encoding cytochrome c oxidase subunit II, which translates to MRHLLAALSAALFAAPAFAAIPRDGALGMQPAATRIAERIHHFHTFLLWIIIPITIFVLILLLWVIVRHNSKANPTPRKFSHNTLIEVIWTVVPALILVGIASQSFPNLYYQDVPPNLQMVQDKANKLLADGKSAEYERFTKEYNPEAAAKGFVNVKAQGNQWNWTYTYPDITDDAGYPLEFVSNPLHVGLSTDTTEGLRNLSVDYPMVVPTGRYVRYYTAAADVIHSFAVPAFGIKTDAVPGRLNEGWFLVDEPGVYYGQCSELCGVNHAYMPIEVRVVPQEQFDRWAQLMLAGEYDAATASVQNIASIEPATKFAAVAE; encoded by the coding sequence GTGCGACACCTTCTTGCCGCTCTTAGCGCAGCGTTGTTCGCCGCTCCGGCTTTTGCTGCCATTCCGCGCGATGGCGCGCTGGGTATGCAACCTGCCGCGACGCGTATTGCCGAGCGTATCCACCACTTCCACACCTTCCTTCTGTGGATCATCATTCCAATCACGATTTTCGTTCTGATCCTGCTGCTGTGGGTCATCGTCCGGCACAATTCCAAGGCCAACCCGACCCCGCGCAAGTTCAGCCACAACACGCTGATCGAAGTGATCTGGACGGTCGTTCCGGCGCTGATCCTGGTCGGAATTGCCAGCCAGTCCTTCCCGAACCTCTACTATCAGGACGTTCCGCCGAACCTGCAGATGGTTCAGGACAAGGCGAACAAGCTGCTCGCAGACGGCAAGTCGGCTGAATATGAGCGCTTCACGAAAGAGTATAATCCGGAGGCAGCTGCCAAGGGTTTCGTGAATGTGAAGGCTCAGGGCAACCAGTGGAACTGGACCTACACTTACCCGGATATCACTGACGACGCCGGTTACCCGCTGGAGTTCGTGTCGAACCCGCTGCATGTCGGCCTGTCGACGGATACCACCGAAGGCCTCCGTAACCTGTCGGTCGATTATCCGATGGTGGTTCCGACTGGCCGTTATGTCCGCTACTACACGGCCGCAGCTGACGTGATTCACTCGTTCGCAGTCCCGGCTTTCGGCATCAAGACAGACGCCGTCCCGGGCCGCCTGAACGAAGGCTGGTTCCTCGTTGATGAGCCCGGCGTCTATTATGGCCAGTGTTCGGAACTGTGCGGTGTGAACCATGCTTACATGCCGATTGAAGTCCGGGTTGTGCCGCAAGAACAATTCGATCGCTGGGCGCAGCTGATGCTGGCTGGCGAATATGATGCTGCGACCGCTTCGGTGCAGAACATCGCCTCCATCGAACCGGCGACCAAGTTCGCCGCGGTCGCAGAATAA
- the ctaD gene encoding cytochrome c oxidase subunit I: MPMDEVALDHAHDDHDHKPGFFTRWLFSTNHKDIGTLYLIFAMIAGIVGYTLSGLIRWELAEPGIGVLTRFVAGEGDVAIQNAKHFYNMVITYHGLIMIFFMVMPALIGGFGNWFVPLMIGAPDMAFPRMNNISFWLTVSAFVLGCISMTIPGGSAGNGFAGGWVLYPPLSSTTGHPGPSMDVLILSLHTAGIASILGAINFIVTILNMRAPGMTLHKMPLFAWGVLVTAVLLLLSLPVLAAALTMLLTDRNFDSQFFNPAGGGDPIMFQHLFWFFGHPEVYIMILPAFGIISHIVSTFSKKPIFGYLGMAYAMVSIGVIGFVVWAHHMYTVGMDVDLKAYFVAATMVIAVPTGIKIFSWIATMWGGSIEFKVPMLWAIGFIFLFTVGGVTGVVLANAGIDHSLHDTYYVVAHFHYVLSLGAVFGLFAGWYYWFEKMFGIKYNGMIGGLHFWLMFIGSNVLFFPQHFLGLQGMPRRYIDYADGFATWHHISSIGYAITMVATLVFFVGLVEALVRRRKGVANPWGEGATTLEWTLPSPPPFHQYNELPHVTAKGGH, from the coding sequence ATGCCCATGGATGAAGTCGCCCTCGACCACGCCCACGACGATCATGACCACAAGCCTGGTTTCTTCACGCGTTGGCTGTTTTCCACCAACCACAAGGACATCGGTACGCTGTACCTGATCTTCGCCATGATCGCGGGGATCGTGGGTTACACGCTGTCCGGCCTGATCCGCTGGGAGCTGGCTGAGCCTGGCATCGGCGTGCTGACGCGCTTCGTTGCCGGCGAAGGCGATGTGGCGATCCAGAACGCCAAGCATTTCTACAACATGGTCATCACCTATCACGGCCTGATCATGATCTTCTTCATGGTCATGCCGGCGCTGATCGGCGGCTTCGGCAACTGGTTCGTCCCGCTGATGATCGGCGCGCCGGACATGGCGTTCCCGCGCATGAACAACATCTCGTTCTGGCTGACGGTTTCTGCCTTTGTCCTCGGCTGCATCTCGATGACGATCCCGGGCGGTTCGGCAGGTAACGGCTTTGCCGGTGGTTGGGTGCTCTACCCGCCGCTGTCCTCGACGACCGGTCACCCCGGTCCGTCAATGGACGTGCTGATCCTGTCGCTGCACACGGCCGGTATTGCGTCGATCCTCGGCGCCATCAACTTCATCGTGACCATTCTGAACATGCGTGCGCCGGGCATGACCCTGCACAAGATGCCGCTGTTCGCCTGGGGCGTTCTGGTGACGGCTGTCCTTCTGCTGCTGTCGCTGCCGGTGCTTGCTGCCGCGCTGACCATGCTTCTGACCGACCGGAACTTCGACTCGCAGTTCTTCAACCCGGCCGGTGGTGGTGACCCGATCATGTTCCAGCACCTGTTCTGGTTCTTCGGTCACCCGGAAGTGTACATCATGATCCTGCCGGCCTTCGGCATCATCAGCCACATCGTGTCGACCTTCTCCAAGAAGCCGATCTTCGGTTACCTCGGCATGGCCTACGCCATGGTGTCGATCGGTGTCATCGGCTTCGTCGTGTGGGCACACCACATGTACACGGTCGGCATGGACGTCGACCTGAAGGCCTACTTCGTGGCTGCGACGATGGTCATTGCTGTTCCGACGGGCATCAAGATCTTCTCGTGGATCGCCACGATGTGGGGCGGCTCCATTGAGTTCAAGGTTCCGATGCTCTGGGCAATCGGCTTCATCTTCCTGTTCACCGTTGGGGGTGTGACGGGTGTTGTCCTGGCCAATGCCGGTATCGACCACTCGCTGCACGACACCTACTACGTTGTGGCGCACTTCCACTACGTGCTGTCGCTGGGCGCTGTGTTTGGCCTGTTTGCCGGCTGGTACTACTGGTTCGAGAAGATGTTCGGCATCAAGTACAACGGCATGATCGGTGGCCTGCATTTCTGGCTGATGTTCATCGGTTCGAACGTCCTGTTCTTCCCGCAGCACTTCCTGGGTCTGCAGGGCATGCCGCGCCGTTACATCGACTATGCTGACGGCTTCGCCACCTGGCACCACATTTCCTCCATCGGCTATGCCATCACGATGGTTGCGACGCTGGTCTTCTTCGTCGGCCTGGTCGAAGCCCTGGTTCGCCGCCGCAAGGGTGTGGCCAATCCGTGGGGCGAAGGTGCCACGACGCTGGAATGGACGCTGCCTTCGCCGCCGCCGTTCCACCAGTACAATGAACTGCCGCACGTCACGGCCAAGGGCGGCCACTAA